One genomic region from Microcystis panniformis FACHB-1757 encodes:
- a CDS encoding PEP-CTERM sorting domain-containing protein (PEP-CTERM proteins occur, often in large numbers, in the proteomes of bacteria that also encode an exosortase, a predicted intramembrane cysteine proteinase. The presence of a PEP-CTERM domain at a protein's C-terminus predicts cleavage within the sorting domain, followed by covalent anchoring to some some component of the (usually Gram-negative) cell surface. Many PEP-CTERM proteins exhibit an unusual sequence composition that includes large numbers of potential glycosylation sites. Expression of one such protein has been shown restore the ability of a bacterium to form floc, a type of biofilm.) — protein sequence MNKVAVITGLALAYFGVNVNSLQGANITYNFQGVITYGSLTGTYSSSASFDNAAITGVDFESIPLTNISFNLLSNTFNLASADAPPVVNYFDETFIGIDYSVTSTNAFFPIANFALTSGLFNLSEAAFAYTPRLGIAGQGSLTFSKVPEPSIVIGLIILGGIGFVLRKRP from the coding sequence ATGAATAAAGTTGCTGTAATCACAGGTTTAGCCCTAGCATATTTTGGTGTTAATGTCAATAGTTTGCAAGGGGCAAATATCACCTACAATTTTCAAGGTGTCATAACTTATGGAAGTCTGACGGGAACTTATTCCAGTTCGGCTAGTTTCGATAATGCGGCGATTACAGGAGTGGATTTTGAATCTATCCCCTTGACCAATATTAGTTTTAATCTACTCTCCAATACCTTTAATCTCGCTTCGGCCGATGCCCCTCCCGTGGTCAATTATTTCGATGAGACTTTTATTGGCATCGATTATAGTGTCACCTCTACTAATGCTTTCTTTCCCATCGCTAATTTTGCCCTGACTAGCGGATTGTTTAACCTCAGTGAAGCGGCTTTTGCCTATACTCCTCGCTTGGGTATTGCGGGACAAGGTAGCCTAACTTTTAGCAAAGTTCCTGAACCTTCTATCGTTATCGGTTTAATCATTTTAGGAGGAATAGGTTTTGTCCTCCGCAAAAGGCCATAA